A window from Cryptomeria japonica chromosome 1, Sugi_1.0, whole genome shotgun sequence encodes these proteins:
- the LOC131042432 gene encoding uncharacterized protein LOC131042432 isoform X1, which produces MEFPFSKQPPTMQAGGSSVRKNVSPIPNSNPKAFEIFERRGGVEASPQGLRHFNAIDLGGSGDIKRDLRPSTMNFGQGIPAGDNASLNGVESEMMLSLDEILDDLHKKVVSVDVNEFGVRGNSANPLGFGSGNPIGEGSVASLPQRNEQQRSVHVGIPNRHEGEVAGPLPVLPATGNQIRCTVPGPSITGEKYKDVIRSEVEGVNLAGDVACLQGNRQQDQAANFRGSSEQRQEEDAAVQGIIESSKGGASGSLETNDQSKGEVTEVVVINDQSKGQTSASVGTPNQSISQAAGSEDIHDQDKGKMLAQSDKALGPVIGGALEPILSTPRRGRQISRKFTEIIQSPDWLPEGWFTELKTRETGSSAGTKDKYFYDPVSQRRFRSKAEVFSFLETGKIGRYKPKAKSEGEVGRKRKVSSGIFQNAASFDPNIRPTKVRWVLNDSEGSWIPFINEDDLNGFNSKEGECTFDLNSNSADAYDHVQGETTALKDRRWSTSLKSNTIKSRTSPSTRKKVPKRDLPVSNPCFEYAVQTLTGTIPNLEENLALSHALQNYFVTEATPLRILGVDSGKSIEIVSDKHPIYQLTNNFTKSPICASDSLPGKELNGCTHSCREKQLTRQDTKKLLEPLGRKLCNQAINVLKGHKFSSLFLEKLPNSILNSSLASD; this is translated from the exons ATGGAATTCCCCTTTTCAAAACAACCTCCAACAATGCAAGCTGGAGGCAGTTCTGTCCGCAAGAACGTTTCTCCTATTCCTAATTCTAATCCCAAAGCCTTTGAGATTTTTGAGAGGAGAGGTGGTGTGGAAGCTTCCCCCCAAGGTTTGAGACACTTCAATGCAATTGATCTGGGTGGCAGTGGCGATATTAAGAGGGATCTGCGTCCTTCTACCATGAACTTTGGGCAGGGAATCCCTGCAGGAGATAATGCTTCTCTTAATGGGGTTGAGTCTGAAATGATGCTTTCATTGGATGAGATTCTGGATGATTTGCACAAGAAGGTTGTTTCCGTTGATGTTAATGAGTTTGGAGTTAGGGGGAACTCTGCAAATCCTCTTGGTTTTGGGTCTGGAAATCCTATAGGTGAAGGTAGTGTTGCCAGCTTACCTCAGAGAAATGAACAACAAAGGAGTGTGCATGTAGGAATACCCAATCGACATGAAGGAGAAGTAGCAGGTCCATTACCAGTTTTACCCGCAACTGGCAACCAAATCAGGTGTACCGTACCAGGTCCTTCAATAACGGGAGAAAAATATAAGGATGTTATTAGATCAGAGGTTGAAGGTGTGAACCTCGCTGGGGATGTTGCTTGTCTACAAGGTAATAGGCAACAGGATCAAGCAGCGAATTTCAGAGGATCCAGTGAACAGCGTCAGGAAGAAGATGCAGCTGTACAAGGAATAATTGAATCATCTAAGGGGGGAGCTTCAGGCTCACTTGAAACCAATGATCAGAGTAAGGGAGAAGTGACAGAAGTGGTTGTAATCAATGATCAAAGTAAGGGTCAAACATCTGCATCTGTTGGAACTCCCAATCAAAGTATTAGCCAAGCTGCAGGATCAGAAGACATTCATGACCAAGATAAGGGCAAAATGCTGGCACAGTCAGATAAAGCTTTAGGGCCAGTTATTGGGGGAGCACTGGAGCCTATTTTAAGTACGCCCAGGAGAGGGAGACAAATATCACGCAAATTCACTGAAATTATTCAGTCACCTGATTGGTTACCTGAAGGATGGTTTACTGAACTAAAAACCCGAGAGACAGGTTCAAGTGCTGGTACAAAAGACAAG TATTTCTATGATCCTGTATCTCAACGGCGATTTAGATCCAAAGCAGAAGTGTTCAGTTTTCTTGAGACTGGGAAGATTGGAAGGTATAAACCAAAAGCTAAGTCTGAAGGTGAAGTTGGTCGTAAAAGGAAGGTTTCTAGTGGTATATTCCAGAATGCAGCCTCATTTGACCCGAATATAAGGCCAACCAAAGTTAGATGGGTTTTAAATGACTCTGAAGGTTCTTGGATTCCATTTATTAATGAAGATGATTTGAATGGATTTAACAGTAAAGAAGGGGAATGCACTTTTGATCTGAATAGCAACAGTGCGGACGCAT ATGATCATGTACAGGGGGAAACAACAGCCTTAAAGGACAGACGTTGGTCAACAAGCCTTAAAAGCAATACCATTAAGTCCAGAACTAGCCCCTCCACAAGAAAAAAAGTTCCAAAGAGGGATTTGCCTGTGTCAAACCCTTGTTTTGAATATGCTGTCCAAACATTAACAGGAACAATTCCAAATCTAGAGGAAAATCTAGCCCTTTCGCATGCTCTTCAAAATTATTTTGTCACAGAAGCAACTCCACTACGAATTTTAGGTGTTGATTCAGGTAAATCTATTGAAATAGTTTCGGATAAGCATCCAATCTATCAGCTGACGAACAACTTCACAAAGAGTCCTATTTGTGCTTCAGATAGTTTACCTGGAAAAGAATTGAATGGTTGTACGCACAGTTGTAGAGAGAAACAGCTTACTAGACAAGATACTAAAAAATTACTTGAACCCCTTGGGAGGAAGCTCTGTAATCAAGCTATAAATGTGTTGAAAGGGCATAAGTTCTCTAGTCTGTTTTTAGAGAAGCTACCAAACAGTATTCTAAATTCTTCATTAGCTTCTGACTGA
- the LOC131042432 gene encoding uncharacterized protein LOC131042432 isoform X4 — MEFPFSKQPPTMQAGGSSVRKNVSPIPNSNPKAFEIFERRGGVEASPQGLRHFNAIDLGGSGDIKRDLRPSTMNFGQGIPAGDNASLNGVESEMMLSLDEILDDLHKKVVSVDVNEFGVRGNSANPLGFGSGNPIGEGSVASLPQRNEQQRSVHVGIPNRHEGEVAGPLPVLPATGNQIRCTVPGPSITGEKYKDVIRSEVEGVNLAGDVACLQGNRQQDQAANFRGSSEQRQEEDAAVQGIIESSKGGASGSLETNDQSKGEVTEVVVINDQSKGQTSASVGTPNQSISQAAGSEDIHDQDKGKMLAQSDKALGPVIGGALEPILSTPRRGRQISRKFTEIIQSPDWLPEGWFTELKTRETGSSAGTKDKYFYDPVSQRRFRSKAEVFSFLETGKIGRYKPKAKSEGEVGRKRKVSSGIFQNAASFDPNIRPTKVRWVLNDSEGSWIPFINEDDLNGFNSKEGECTFDLNSNSADACKE, encoded by the exons ATGGAATTCCCCTTTTCAAAACAACCTCCAACAATGCAAGCTGGAGGCAGTTCTGTCCGCAAGAACGTTTCTCCTATTCCTAATTCTAATCCCAAAGCCTTTGAGATTTTTGAGAGGAGAGGTGGTGTGGAAGCTTCCCCCCAAGGTTTGAGACACTTCAATGCAATTGATCTGGGTGGCAGTGGCGATATTAAGAGGGATCTGCGTCCTTCTACCATGAACTTTGGGCAGGGAATCCCTGCAGGAGATAATGCTTCTCTTAATGGGGTTGAGTCTGAAATGATGCTTTCATTGGATGAGATTCTGGATGATTTGCACAAGAAGGTTGTTTCCGTTGATGTTAATGAGTTTGGAGTTAGGGGGAACTCTGCAAATCCTCTTGGTTTTGGGTCTGGAAATCCTATAGGTGAAGGTAGTGTTGCCAGCTTACCTCAGAGAAATGAACAACAAAGGAGTGTGCATGTAGGAATACCCAATCGACATGAAGGAGAAGTAGCAGGTCCATTACCAGTTTTACCCGCAACTGGCAACCAAATCAGGTGTACCGTACCAGGTCCTTCAATAACGGGAGAAAAATATAAGGATGTTATTAGATCAGAGGTTGAAGGTGTGAACCTCGCTGGGGATGTTGCTTGTCTACAAGGTAATAGGCAACAGGATCAAGCAGCGAATTTCAGAGGATCCAGTGAACAGCGTCAGGAAGAAGATGCAGCTGTACAAGGAATAATTGAATCATCTAAGGGGGGAGCTTCAGGCTCACTTGAAACCAATGATCAGAGTAAGGGAGAAGTGACAGAAGTGGTTGTAATCAATGATCAAAGTAAGGGTCAAACATCTGCATCTGTTGGAACTCCCAATCAAAGTATTAGCCAAGCTGCAGGATCAGAAGACATTCATGACCAAGATAAGGGCAAAATGCTGGCACAGTCAGATAAAGCTTTAGGGCCAGTTATTGGGGGAGCACTGGAGCCTATTTTAAGTACGCCCAGGAGAGGGAGACAAATATCACGCAAATTCACTGAAATTATTCAGTCACCTGATTGGTTACCTGAAGGATGGTTTACTGAACTAAAAACCCGAGAGACAGGTTCAAGTGCTGGTACAAAAGACAAG TATTTCTATGATCCTGTATCTCAACGGCGATTTAGATCCAAAGCAGAAGTGTTCAGTTTTCTTGAGACTGGGAAGATTGGAAGGTATAAACCAAAAGCTAAGTCTGAAGGTGAAGTTGGTCGTAAAAGGAAGGTTTCTAGTGGTATATTCCAGAATGCAGCCTCATTTGACCCGAATATAAGGCCAACCAAAGTTAGATGGGTTTTAAATGACTCTGAAGGTTCTTGGATTCCATTTATTAATGAAGATGATTTGAATGGATTTAACAGTAAAGAAGGGGAATGCACTTTTGATCTGAATAGCAACAGTGCGGACGCATGTAAAGA ATGA
- the LOC131042432 gene encoding uncharacterized protein LOC131042432 isoform X3 produces the protein MEFPFSKQPPTMQAGGSSVRKNVSPIPNSNPKAFEIFERRGGVEASPQGLRHFNAIDLGGSGDIKRDLRPSTMNFGQGIPAGDNASLNGVESEMMLSLDEILDDLHKKVVSVDVNEFGVRGNSANPLGFGSGNPIGEGSVASLPQRNEQQRSVHVGIPNRHEGEVAGPLPVLPATGNQIRCTVPGPSITGEKYKDVIRSEVEGVNLAGDVACLQGNRQQDQAANFRGSSEQRQEEDAAVQGIIESSKGGASGSLETNDQSKGEVTEVVVINDQSKGQTSASVGTPNQSISQAAGSEDIHDQDKGKMLAQSDKALGPVIGGALEPILSTPRRGRQISRKFTEIIQSPDWLPEGWFTELKTRETGSSAGTKDKYFYDPVSQRRFRSKAEVFSFLETGKIGRYKPKAKSEGEVGRKRKVSSGIFQNAASFDPNIRPTKVRWVLNDSEGSWIPFINEDDLNGFNSKEGECTFDLNSNSADACKEGKQQP, from the exons ATGGAATTCCCCTTTTCAAAACAACCTCCAACAATGCAAGCTGGAGGCAGTTCTGTCCGCAAGAACGTTTCTCCTATTCCTAATTCTAATCCCAAAGCCTTTGAGATTTTTGAGAGGAGAGGTGGTGTGGAAGCTTCCCCCCAAGGTTTGAGACACTTCAATGCAATTGATCTGGGTGGCAGTGGCGATATTAAGAGGGATCTGCGTCCTTCTACCATGAACTTTGGGCAGGGAATCCCTGCAGGAGATAATGCTTCTCTTAATGGGGTTGAGTCTGAAATGATGCTTTCATTGGATGAGATTCTGGATGATTTGCACAAGAAGGTTGTTTCCGTTGATGTTAATGAGTTTGGAGTTAGGGGGAACTCTGCAAATCCTCTTGGTTTTGGGTCTGGAAATCCTATAGGTGAAGGTAGTGTTGCCAGCTTACCTCAGAGAAATGAACAACAAAGGAGTGTGCATGTAGGAATACCCAATCGACATGAAGGAGAAGTAGCAGGTCCATTACCAGTTTTACCCGCAACTGGCAACCAAATCAGGTGTACCGTACCAGGTCCTTCAATAACGGGAGAAAAATATAAGGATGTTATTAGATCAGAGGTTGAAGGTGTGAACCTCGCTGGGGATGTTGCTTGTCTACAAGGTAATAGGCAACAGGATCAAGCAGCGAATTTCAGAGGATCCAGTGAACAGCGTCAGGAAGAAGATGCAGCTGTACAAGGAATAATTGAATCATCTAAGGGGGGAGCTTCAGGCTCACTTGAAACCAATGATCAGAGTAAGGGAGAAGTGACAGAAGTGGTTGTAATCAATGATCAAAGTAAGGGTCAAACATCTGCATCTGTTGGAACTCCCAATCAAAGTATTAGCCAAGCTGCAGGATCAGAAGACATTCATGACCAAGATAAGGGCAAAATGCTGGCACAGTCAGATAAAGCTTTAGGGCCAGTTATTGGGGGAGCACTGGAGCCTATTTTAAGTACGCCCAGGAGAGGGAGACAAATATCACGCAAATTCACTGAAATTATTCAGTCACCTGATTGGTTACCTGAAGGATGGTTTACTGAACTAAAAACCCGAGAGACAGGTTCAAGTGCTGGTACAAAAGACAAG TATTTCTATGATCCTGTATCTCAACGGCGATTTAGATCCAAAGCAGAAGTGTTCAGTTTTCTTGAGACTGGGAAGATTGGAAGGTATAAACCAAAAGCTAAGTCTGAAGGTGAAGTTGGTCGTAAAAGGAAGGTTTCTAGTGGTATATTCCAGAATGCAGCCTCATTTGACCCGAATATAAGGCCAACCAAAGTTAGATGGGTTTTAAATGACTCTGAAGGTTCTTGGATTCCATTTATTAATGAAGATGATTTGAATGGATTTAACAGTAAAGAAGGGGAATGCACTTTTGATCTGAATAGCAACAGTGCGGACGCATGTAAAGA GGGGAAACAACAGCCTTAA
- the LOC131042432 gene encoding uncharacterized protein LOC131042432 isoform X2 codes for MEFPFSKQPPTMQAGGSSVRKNVSPIPNSNPKAFEIFERRGGVEASPQGLRHFNAIDLGGSGDIKRDLRPSTMNFGQGIPAGDNASLNGVESEMMLSLDEILDDLHKKVVSVDVNEFGVRGNSANPLGFGSGNPIGEGSVASLPQRNEQQRSVHVGIPNRHEGEVAGPLPVLPATGNQIRCTVPGPSITGEKYKDVIRSEVEGVNLAGDVACLQGNRQQDQAANFRGSSEQRQEEDAAVQGIIESSKGGASGSLETNDQSKGEVTEVVVINDQSKGQTSASVGTPNQSISQAAGSEDIHDQDKGKMLAQSDKALGPVIGGALEPILSTPRRGRQISRKFTEIIQSPDWLPEGWFTELKTRETGSSAGTKDKYFYDPVSQRRFRSKAEVFSFLETGKIGRYKPKAKSEGEVGRKRKVSSGIFQNAASFDPNIRPTKVRWVLNDSEGSWIPFINEDDLNGFNSKEGECTFDLNSNSADAWGNNSLKGQTLVNKP; via the exons ATGGAATTCCCCTTTTCAAAACAACCTCCAACAATGCAAGCTGGAGGCAGTTCTGTCCGCAAGAACGTTTCTCCTATTCCTAATTCTAATCCCAAAGCCTTTGAGATTTTTGAGAGGAGAGGTGGTGTGGAAGCTTCCCCCCAAGGTTTGAGACACTTCAATGCAATTGATCTGGGTGGCAGTGGCGATATTAAGAGGGATCTGCGTCCTTCTACCATGAACTTTGGGCAGGGAATCCCTGCAGGAGATAATGCTTCTCTTAATGGGGTTGAGTCTGAAATGATGCTTTCATTGGATGAGATTCTGGATGATTTGCACAAGAAGGTTGTTTCCGTTGATGTTAATGAGTTTGGAGTTAGGGGGAACTCTGCAAATCCTCTTGGTTTTGGGTCTGGAAATCCTATAGGTGAAGGTAGTGTTGCCAGCTTACCTCAGAGAAATGAACAACAAAGGAGTGTGCATGTAGGAATACCCAATCGACATGAAGGAGAAGTAGCAGGTCCATTACCAGTTTTACCCGCAACTGGCAACCAAATCAGGTGTACCGTACCAGGTCCTTCAATAACGGGAGAAAAATATAAGGATGTTATTAGATCAGAGGTTGAAGGTGTGAACCTCGCTGGGGATGTTGCTTGTCTACAAGGTAATAGGCAACAGGATCAAGCAGCGAATTTCAGAGGATCCAGTGAACAGCGTCAGGAAGAAGATGCAGCTGTACAAGGAATAATTGAATCATCTAAGGGGGGAGCTTCAGGCTCACTTGAAACCAATGATCAGAGTAAGGGAGAAGTGACAGAAGTGGTTGTAATCAATGATCAAAGTAAGGGTCAAACATCTGCATCTGTTGGAACTCCCAATCAAAGTATTAGCCAAGCTGCAGGATCAGAAGACATTCATGACCAAGATAAGGGCAAAATGCTGGCACAGTCAGATAAAGCTTTAGGGCCAGTTATTGGGGGAGCACTGGAGCCTATTTTAAGTACGCCCAGGAGAGGGAGACAAATATCACGCAAATTCACTGAAATTATTCAGTCACCTGATTGGTTACCTGAAGGATGGTTTACTGAACTAAAAACCCGAGAGACAGGTTCAAGTGCTGGTACAAAAGACAAG TATTTCTATGATCCTGTATCTCAACGGCGATTTAGATCCAAAGCAGAAGTGTTCAGTTTTCTTGAGACTGGGAAGATTGGAAGGTATAAACCAAAAGCTAAGTCTGAAGGTGAAGTTGGTCGTAAAAGGAAGGTTTCTAGTGGTATATTCCAGAATGCAGCCTCATTTGACCCGAATATAAGGCCAACCAAAGTTAGATGGGTTTTAAATGACTCTGAAGGTTCTTGGATTCCATTTATTAATGAAGATGATTTGAATGGATTTAACAGTAAAGAAGGGGAATGCACTTTTGATCTGAATAGCAACAGTGCGGACGCAT GGGGAAACAACAGCCTTAAAGGACAGACGTTGGTCAACAAGCCTTAA